A window from Herbaspirillum sp. meg3 encodes these proteins:
- a CDS encoding heavy metal response regulator transcription factor: MRILLVEDEPKSGDYLRRGLTESGFIVDWVQTGPDGLHNAQTNNYNLIILDVMLPAMSGWDVLQTLRQSHDTPVLFLTARDEIEDRVKGLELGADDYLVKPFAFTELLARVRTLLRRGPTRESEIIEFADVQIDVLKRRVMRADQRVDLTAKEFALLHLLAKRPGEVLSRSLIASQVWDMNFDSDTNVVDVAVRRLRAKLDDPHTQKLIHTVRGMGYVLEVRS, translated from the coding sequence ATGCGCATCTTGCTAGTAGAAGACGAACCAAAATCAGGCGACTACTTGCGCAGAGGCCTCACCGAGTCCGGATTTATCGTTGATTGGGTTCAAACCGGGCCTGATGGATTACACAATGCACAAACAAATAACTACAACCTGATCATCCTGGACGTTATGCTGCCGGCGATGAGCGGATGGGATGTCCTCCAGACCTTGCGTCAGTCTCACGACACGCCAGTGCTGTTTCTCACAGCGCGCGATGAGATCGAAGACCGCGTAAAGGGATTGGAATTAGGAGCCGACGATTATCTTGTGAAGCCGTTCGCCTTCACAGAACTCTTGGCACGCGTCAGAACACTGTTGCGACGAGGCCCGACCCGTGAATCCGAAATTATTGAATTCGCTGATGTGCAGATTGACGTGCTTAAACGCCGCGTGATGCGCGCAGATCAACGCGTCGATCTGACTGCCAAAGAATTCGCCTTGCTCCACCTGTTGGCGAAGCGGCCAGGCGAGGTGCTCTCCCGGTCGCTGATTGCCTCGCAGGTTTGGGACATGAATTTCGATAGCGACACCAACGTGGTTGATGTCGCCGTTCGGCGCCTGCGTGCAAAACTAGACGATCCACACACACAGAAGCTCATCCACACGGTGCGTGGCATGGGCTACGTGCTGGAGGTGCGTTCGTGA
- the czcI gene encoding cation efflux protein, CzcI family: protein MRRAFLVILILLLPLQLSWAAMASYCQNEASQTRVHFGHHEHRASHKSISMKEHASKSVIDNDVECGLCHLSCCKSVTTYTQLKLSADFNLAVYPFIPSEFSSHIAEGPEKPNWQLAA from the coding sequence ATGAGACGCGCCTTCCTTGTCATTTTGATCTTGCTATTGCCGTTGCAGCTCTCCTGGGCTGCAATGGCATCGTATTGTCAAAATGAAGCCTCTCAGACTCGCGTACATTTTGGCCATCATGAGCATAGAGCGAGTCACAAGTCGATTTCGATGAAGGAACATGCTTCGAAAAGCGTTATCGACAATGATGTCGAATGCGGTCTTTGCCATCTTTCCTGCTGCAAATCTGTCACTACTTATACCCAGTTGAAATTGTCTGCTGATTTTAATTTGGCCGTATATCCGTTTATTCCTTCTGAATTCTCTTCCCATATTGCCGAGGGCCCTGAAAAGCCCAATTGGCAGCTCGCCGCTTAA
- a CDS encoding DUF4148 domain-containing protein produces the protein MKSTQIIAVTLLSLVSAVAVAETAPTQAARDAANVSARNNYPVVTYQSTKTRAEVVAELEQAQKDGLIVNNNSYPVLKTASSKTRADVKKEAQQDVIREAKESSAQKMNKSLHSGA, from the coding sequence ATGAAATCGACTCAAATCATCGCCGTTACATTGCTGTCTCTGGTGTCTGCTGTTGCCGTCGCCGAAACTGCGCCAACCCAAGCCGCTCGTGACGCCGCTAACGTGTCGGCACGTAACAACTACCCGGTCGTGACTTACCAAAGCACCAAGACGCGTGCTGAGGTGGTTGCCGAACTCGAGCAAGCACAAAAGGACGGCCTGATCGTCAACAACAACAGCTACCCGGTACTCAAGACCGCGTCGTCGAAGACGCGCGCCGATGTGAAGAAAGAAGCGCAGCAAGATGTCATCCGTGAAGCTAAGGAATCGTCGGCCCAAAAAATGAATAAGTCGCTCCATTCTGGTGCGTAA
- a CDS encoding ATP-binding protein, producing MNKYFRFSARAVTTCYVLFSLLVLACFATPLWVAWQEFVEQDWRHILHADSERLQRIFDEEGVAALSRSIESRVGSTQGDSEDIVLLTDASLHRLAGNLTIWPQTVSADFSSGRVVVNLDGRSTQILAKHITLNNGFHLLLAHDINRYRVLESMFIIGLSGSGAIVILLGVIGGIVVRRSLLAKVKDINQAASAIMQGDLSHRLPHNGEEDELGILVETENRMLEQIEQLMDGVLNVSNSIAHDLRTPLTELRSRLEELALRRPGEEWVMVEVDGAIGDVDRVIAIFNALLRLVEIDSGARRSGFAPLNVSELLEDVVDFYQPAAESHLASLSLENLPSLTLRGDALLIVQAVGNLLDNAFKYVPKNGTVKIECGRIDNGSIFIEVSDNGPGIATDEISKVQERFYRCDTSRASPGVGLGLSVVAAVAKLHGGKLELSDNKPGLRAVLILRTTE from the coding sequence ATGAATAAATACTTCAGGTTCTCCGCCCGGGCTGTCACTACGTGCTATGTCCTCTTTAGTTTGCTGGTGCTCGCCTGTTTTGCTACTCCCTTGTGGGTTGCATGGCAGGAATTCGTCGAACAGGACTGGCGTCATATTCTGCATGCTGATAGTGAGCGCTTGCAGCGAATCTTCGACGAAGAAGGTGTCGCTGCTCTAAGTAGATCCATTGAATCCCGCGTCGGTTCCACGCAGGGAGACTCCGAAGATATTGTTCTGCTGACTGACGCTTCCCTGCATCGCTTGGCCGGCAATCTGACCATCTGGCCTCAAACTGTCAGTGCGGACTTCTCCAGTGGTCGAGTAGTGGTCAACCTTGACGGGCGTTCTACGCAGATCCTCGCCAAACACATTACGCTCAACAACGGTTTCCATCTCCTTCTCGCTCATGATATCAATCGATATCGCGTGCTGGAGAGTATGTTCATCATTGGATTGAGCGGCTCCGGCGCCATTGTGATTCTCTTGGGCGTTATCGGAGGCATTGTCGTCAGACGCAGCCTTCTGGCGAAAGTAAAGGATATCAACCAGGCTGCCTCGGCCATCATGCAAGGTGACTTGTCGCATCGCCTTCCTCACAACGGAGAAGAGGACGAACTCGGCATCCTTGTTGAGACTGAAAACCGTATGCTGGAACAGATCGAGCAATTGATGGATGGCGTGCTGAATGTGTCGAACTCCATCGCTCATGACCTGCGGACGCCTTTGACCGAATTGAGATCGCGGCTAGAGGAGCTGGCCTTACGTCGCCCCGGAGAAGAATGGGTGATGGTCGAAGTCGATGGCGCCATTGGCGACGTGGACCGCGTTATTGCAATATTCAACGCTCTCTTACGCCTCGTTGAGATTGATAGCGGTGCGCGTCGATCGGGATTTGCGCCTCTGAACGTTTCCGAGCTCCTCGAAGATGTGGTCGACTTTTATCAGCCTGCTGCCGAGTCGCATCTGGCAAGTCTGTCGCTCGAAAATCTACCATCCTTGACACTGCGGGGAGATGCGTTGCTCATCGTGCAGGCGGTAGGAAATCTCCTGGACAATGCTTTTAAATACGTGCCCAAAAATGGCACAGTAAAAATCGAGTGCGGCCGGATCGATAACGGATCAATATTTATTGAGGTAAGCGACAACGGCCCTGGCATTGCAACGGATGAAATTTCAAAGGTGCAAGAACGGTTTTACCGTTGCGATACCAGTCGCGCCAGTCCCGGGGTAGGCTTGGGGCTGAGCGTAGTGGCGGCTGTTGCAAAATTACACGGTGGGAAGTTAGAGTTGAGCGACAATAAGCCAGGCTTGCGCGCAGTGTTGATTCTGCGTACGACGGAATGA
- a CDS encoding porin, translating to MKKSLLALAVLGAFAGAAQAQNSVTIYGIVDTGVVYTSKAVNAAGTGTGSKFGLNSGNIQGSRIGFRGIEDLGGGLSAVFNLETGFRNDTGVLDDSKTTNTLFRRKSVVGLAGGFGTVLLGRQTDYADTISAMTSVGDFGFLTGGVGHNLDRLEGTRTNNSVSYTTKSLSGFTGNLMYGFGEQAGQTSAGQAFGLGGKYENGPLGLGINYYQSKQGTTPSDTSLLVGTTGLGDATNAGNSAAKVLNVVASYQFGPARVYGNYSRVKQDLNTGSPTAFASKTLAGANKVDVYELGTAYSLTPSLKLLGAVTHSRANFNSSSKGKLTQVSLGTDYWLSKRTDLYAFVANVRASNMANSGVFSDATGNAATGGADASQTVVAMGIRHKF from the coding sequence ATGAAAAAATCTCTGCTTGCATTGGCTGTCCTCGGCGCATTCGCCGGCGCTGCTCAGGCACAAAACTCCGTCACTATCTACGGTATCGTAGACACCGGCGTCGTCTACACAAGCAAGGCTGTCAACGCGGCCGGCACTGGTACTGGCAGCAAGTTCGGTCTCAATTCCGGCAATATTCAAGGCTCCCGTATCGGCTTTCGCGGTATCGAAGATCTGGGCGGCGGTCTGAGCGCAGTATTCAATCTGGAAACCGGATTCCGCAACGATACTGGCGTCCTGGACGATTCCAAGACCACGAACACACTGTTCCGTCGCAAGTCCGTCGTCGGTCTGGCTGGTGGATTCGGTACCGTTTTGCTGGGTCGTCAAACAGACTACGCAGACACCATCTCCGCGATGACATCCGTGGGTGACTTCGGTTTCCTGACGGGCGGCGTCGGTCACAACCTGGATCGCCTGGAAGGCACTCGCACAAACAATTCGGTTAGCTACACCACGAAGAGCCTGAGCGGTTTCACCGGCAACCTGATGTACGGTTTCGGCGAGCAAGCCGGCCAAACATCGGCTGGTCAAGCATTCGGTCTGGGTGGCAAGTACGAAAATGGTCCGTTGGGTCTGGGTATCAACTACTACCAATCGAAACAAGGTACGACACCTAGCGATACATCGTTGCTCGTCGGTACAACTGGCCTGGGCGATGCTACCAACGCCGGCAACTCCGCAGCTAAGGTTTTGAACGTTGTTGCCAGCTACCAATTCGGTCCTGCCCGCGTGTACGGTAACTACTCGCGCGTCAAGCAAGACCTGAATACCGGTTCGCCAACAGCTTTCGCTTCGAAGACTCTGGCCGGCGCTAACAAGGTCGATGTTTATGAACTGGGTACCGCCTATTCGCTGACACCATCGCTGAAGCTGTTGGGTGCTGTGACTCATAGCCGCGCTAACTTCAACTCGTCCTCTAAAGGCAAGTTGACGCAAGTGAGTCTGGGCACTGATTACTGGCTGTCCAAGCGCACTGATCTGTATGCATTCGTTGCCAATGTACGTGCCTCCAACATGGCCAACAGCGGTGTCTTCAGCGACGCTACTGGCAATGCAGCTACCGGTGGTGCTGATGCGAGCCAAACAGTTGTTGCAATGGGCATCCGTCACAAGTTCTAA
- a CDS encoding TolC family protein has protein sequence MAARRLTRRTRLSLSRRTLAEFFPLSLENLMSRLYLPLGLAMMLAYPAHAQSVATSNNQHVSALAQTATANSLTESRTLESAIGLAIDRNKELSAARLEIEAVEATIIQAGARPNPEISALMEDTRKSTRTTTYQINQPIELGGKRSARIEAAQRAHDIAVLEFSAKRAEIKAGVTAAYFDTLIAQEKLRLSEDLLKLTERSTSITSRRVSAGKISPVEETKARVADASARLALSQAASDLTLARKRLVAYWGDFESTFSLSTGNVEMPPPLPAIAQLTERVNDGPAIKLARLEVERRRALAKIESSKRIPDLTVSLGNKRDEEARRSMWVIGVSVPIPVFDNNRGNELEALKRADKARDEQAATEIRIQGEAAQGYERMRNATQEVDALRREIIPGAESAYNAATKGFELGKFSFLEVLDAQRTYFQAKSQYWQALSNVHQASAELDRLAGPNSTEKE, from the coding sequence TTGGCAGCTCGCCGCTTAACTCGGCGAACTCGACTTTCCCTTTCTCGTCGGACACTCGCCGAATTCTTCCCTTTATCTTTGGAGAATTTGATGTCCAGGCTTTACCTTCCTCTCGGATTGGCGATGATGCTCGCCTATCCCGCGCACGCGCAATCCGTTGCCACTAGCAACAACCAACATGTCAGTGCCTTGGCGCAAACCGCCACGGCAAATTCACTTACTGAAAGCAGGACGCTGGAGTCCGCGATCGGCCTGGCCATCGATAGAAACAAAGAACTGTCGGCGGCAAGGCTGGAAATTGAGGCTGTCGAAGCGACGATTATTCAAGCCGGTGCACGTCCGAATCCAGAAATCTCGGCTCTTATGGAAGATACGAGAAAATCGACGCGCACGACCACCTACCAGATCAATCAGCCCATTGAGTTGGGTGGCAAGCGTAGTGCCCGTATCGAAGCCGCACAGCGTGCGCACGACATTGCCGTTCTGGAGTTCTCTGCAAAGCGAGCTGAGATCAAAGCAGGCGTGACCGCGGCGTACTTCGATACGCTGATTGCGCAAGAGAAATTGCGATTGAGTGAAGATTTACTGAAGCTCACTGAACGCTCGACGAGTATCACTTCCCGCCGCGTGAGTGCCGGCAAGATCTCTCCGGTCGAAGAAACCAAAGCACGCGTGGCGGACGCCAGTGCACGCCTGGCATTGAGCCAGGCCGCCAGCGACCTGACGCTCGCGCGTAAGCGTCTTGTGGCTTATTGGGGAGATTTCGAAAGCACCTTCAGCCTGTCGACCGGCAATGTGGAGATGCCGCCACCACTACCTGCTATCGCTCAACTGACCGAGCGCGTCAACGATGGGCCCGCCATCAAACTGGCTCGTCTGGAAGTTGAACGCCGTCGTGCCCTGGCCAAGATCGAAAGCTCAAAGCGTATTCCGGATCTGACAGTCAGCCTAGGCAACAAGCGTGACGAAGAAGCCCGCCGCAGCATGTGGGTCATCGGTGTGTCGGTGCCAATCCCCGTGTTTGACAACAACAGGGGCAATGAGCTTGAAGCCTTGAAGCGTGCCGATAAAGCGCGGGATGAGCAAGCAGCGACAGAAATTCGTATTCAAGGCGAAGCAGCTCAAGGCTACGAACGCATGCGCAACGCTACGCAGGAAGTCGACGCTTTGCGTCGCGAGATTATTCCTGGCGCCGAGAGTGCTTATAACGCTGCCACCAAAGGTTTTGAGCTGGGGAAGTTCAGCTTTCTTGAAGTCCTTGATGCTCAGCGTACCTACTTTCAAGCCAAATCCCAATACTGGCAGGCCCTTTCCAACGTCCATCAGGCATCGGCCGAACTGGATCGTCTGGCAGGCCCCAATAGCACAGAAAAAGAGTGA
- a CDS encoding response regulator transcription factor, producing MKLLIVEDNERVAQFLIKGLRESGHDVDHAGNGRDGMLLATSAAYDAIIMDRMLPGGIDGLGVVEALRMSGNTVPILILSAMAETDDRVRGLQSGADDYLVKPFAFTELLARLNTLTRRSRSSATSTYLVVADLHMDVLGRKVYRSGKEIMLQPREFRLLQYLILHANQVVTRTMLLQNIWNFDFDPQTNVIDVHISKLRQKIDTGASSSLLKTIRGSGYMLSDE from the coding sequence ATGAAACTACTGATCGTCGAAGACAATGAGCGCGTAGCGCAATTCTTAATAAAAGGTCTGAGAGAATCCGGGCACGATGTTGATCATGCCGGTAATGGACGGGATGGCATGTTGCTTGCGACTAGCGCCGCCTACGACGCTATCATTATGGATCGCATGCTGCCAGGCGGCATTGACGGTTTGGGTGTTGTGGAAGCCTTGCGCATGTCGGGTAATACAGTCCCGATTCTTATCCTCAGTGCGATGGCAGAGACCGATGACCGCGTTCGCGGCTTGCAAAGCGGTGCTGACGACTATCTTGTCAAACCGTTTGCCTTCACAGAACTACTCGCGCGTTTAAATACCCTGACACGTCGGTCCCGTAGTTCTGCGACGAGTACCTACCTGGTGGTGGCCGACCTGCATATGGATGTTCTTGGCCGGAAAGTCTATCGTTCCGGTAAGGAAATCATGCTGCAGCCGCGAGAATTCCGCTTACTGCAATATCTGATTCTGCACGCGAACCAGGTGGTCACACGAACGATGTTGCTGCAGAACATCTGGAATTTCGATTTCGATCCGCAGACGAACGTGATCGATGTACACATTAGTAAGCTGAGGCAGAAGATAGACACTGGTGCATCGTCTTCGTTGTTGAAGACAATCCGTGGCTCCGGATACATGCTGTCTGATGAATAA
- a CDS encoding heavy metal sensor histidine kinase encodes MNRLQPASLTSRLVSLFGLVAIVTFAGVGTYLYHSLSKQLETRDDEELLGKIRSMSHLVQEAPSVESIRRDPHIFLDAAAGHDQLTVLMRVGEEALVVNSNPETQALSFLTPPAKNDELNRSAVSVIKLRNGESARAVATETVINKTNERVQIMVARTASDRMQLLSSYQAEVWTAAVCGTLLATVLSYFLVLRGLRPLRVVASQAQSITAHRLDTRLDMEAAPQELHEIVQSFNAMLDRLHGSFERLTQFSADLAHDLRTPLNNLMVQTQVAISQARTPEEYQSLLISNIEEYERLARMTESILFLARAEHAHVVVNKESLDMAVELTRISEYFEGIADDAGVTIKVSGQGKLCADAILLRRAVSNLVANAIRYTPFGHTVTLSAENQHDSVIISVTNPGKGIDVSHLDRIFDRFYRADTARSNSATSTGLGLAIVQSIMALHGGTAKAESVIDGETIFRLIFPLKHKSS; translated from the coding sequence GTGAATCGACTACAACCAGCGTCGCTGACTTCACGCCTAGTCTCTCTATTCGGGCTAGTCGCAATCGTTACCTTTGCGGGGGTTGGCACCTACCTGTACCACTCGCTCTCCAAACAGTTGGAAACACGAGATGACGAAGAGCTTCTCGGAAAAATCCGTTCAATGAGCCATCTGGTTCAAGAAGCGCCCTCCGTGGAGTCGATCCGGCGAGACCCCCATATCTTTCTCGATGCCGCCGCCGGCCACGACCAACTGACGGTCCTCATGCGTGTCGGCGAAGAGGCGCTGGTTGTCAATAGCAATCCTGAGACTCAAGCCTTGTCATTTCTTACACCGCCGGCAAAAAACGATGAACTCAATCGATCTGCTGTATCGGTTATAAAACTGCGCAATGGCGAATCGGCGCGTGCTGTCGCCACAGAGACGGTCATTAACAAGACGAACGAACGAGTGCAAATCATGGTGGCGCGTACTGCATCCGACAGAATGCAGCTGCTGAGTAGTTACCAGGCGGAGGTTTGGACGGCGGCCGTGTGTGGAACGTTACTGGCGACCGTACTGAGCTATTTTCTGGTATTGCGTGGCCTACGCCCATTACGCGTGGTTGCCAGTCAAGCGCAGAGCATCACAGCGCATCGTTTGGATACCCGACTGGATATGGAAGCTGCACCTCAGGAGTTACATGAAATAGTGCAGTCGTTCAACGCCATGCTCGATCGATTACATGGCAGCTTCGAGCGACTGACGCAGTTCTCCGCAGATCTTGCCCACGACCTACGCACACCGCTCAACAACCTCATGGTTCAGACACAGGTCGCCATTTCTCAGGCGCGCACGCCTGAAGAATATCAGTCACTACTCATCTCCAACATCGAAGAGTATGAACGCCTAGCAAGAATGACTGAAAGTATTCTATTCCTGGCAAGGGCTGAGCATGCCCACGTCGTTGTCAACAAAGAGTCTCTCGACATGGCAGTGGAGTTGACGCGTATCTCCGAATATTTTGAAGGAATCGCAGATGATGCCGGCGTAACCATCAAGGTTTCAGGCCAAGGAAAACTGTGTGCCGACGCAATCTTGCTGCGACGCGCGGTAAGCAACCTCGTTGCCAATGCTATCCGCTACACACCGTTTGGCCACACCGTCACATTGTCTGCTGAAAACCAGCACGATTCTGTGATTATCAGCGTGACTAATCCGGGAAAGGGCATTGATGTGAGCCATCTCGATCGCATTTTTGACCGCTTTTATCGTGCCGATACCGCGAGGAGTAACTCGGCAACGTCGACGGGACTCGGATTAGCGATCGTGCAATCCATCATGGCTTTGCATGGTGGCACGGCGAAGGCCGAAAGCGTCATCGATGGCGAGACGATATTCAGGCTTATTTTCCCGTTGAAACATAAGTCCTCATAA
- a CDS encoding efflux RND transporter periplasmic adaptor subunit: MREIMDKKQKLAIVVIVVVTALLSGVVLMKGGKESSGEGRAESAQGHEEEKGHKDGEHHGAAAGSEHKDKDEHGDGEHHKASSAKGPHGGALFSEGPSAIEVVLAEDSDGARLVVYPLENGKIVAPQSIQLTAVLARPLQEKEKILFEISKDSLRSTVTIDEPHLFDINFDVVANGKKMSFVFSKEEGKVELSAEQIKTAGIKIKTSASVRLNSGLQLPGEIRFNEDRTAHVVPQVAGVVDSVSANLGQVVKKGQLLAVISSSAISELRSEQLNAQQRLALAQSTYSREKKLWEEKISAEQDYLQAQQTLREAEIAVRNTQQKLRAVGAGASSGGLNRYEVRAPFDGVVVEKHLSLGESVKEDANIFMVSDLSTVWAEIIVTPKDMNTIKVGEKAVVKATAFDSSATGKISYVGSLLGEQTRTAKAHIVLQNPSNTWRPGLFVNVEVISEQADVPVAISSDAIQIIDGKNIVFVQIPGGFMAQEVTLGRTDGKQVEIKEGMKAGTPYAASGSFAIKAELGKGSAEHAH, from the coding sequence GTGAGAGAAATCATGGATAAGAAACAGAAACTAGCGATTGTTGTGATTGTGGTGGTTACCGCCTTATTGTCGGGTGTCGTGCTGATGAAGGGGGGCAAGGAATCTTCTGGTGAGGGTCGCGCTGAATCAGCTCAAGGACACGAGGAAGAAAAGGGACATAAAGACGGTGAGCACCACGGTGCCGCAGCGGGGTCGGAGCATAAGGACAAGGACGAGCACGGTGATGGCGAACACCACAAGGCATCCTCGGCCAAAGGGCCTCATGGCGGCGCCTTGTTTAGCGAAGGCCCTTCGGCTATCGAAGTTGTCCTCGCTGAGGACAGTGATGGCGCCCGATTAGTCGTTTATCCGCTGGAAAATGGAAAAATTGTCGCTCCTCAATCAATTCAGCTGACTGCCGTCCTAGCTCGTCCACTGCAAGAGAAGGAAAAGATTCTTTTTGAAATTTCGAAGGATTCACTCCGTAGTACCGTGACCATTGACGAGCCGCACTTGTTTGATATCAATTTCGACGTGGTCGCCAATGGGAAGAAGATGAGTTTCGTCTTCTCGAAGGAAGAGGGAAAGGTCGAATTGTCGGCGGAGCAGATTAAGACCGCAGGCATCAAGATCAAAACTTCTGCGAGCGTACGCCTGAACAGCGGCCTGCAGTTGCCCGGTGAAATCCGCTTCAATGAAGACCGCACAGCACACGTGGTTCCACAAGTCGCCGGCGTGGTCGATTCAGTGAGTGCCAATCTTGGACAAGTCGTGAAAAAAGGTCAGCTTTTGGCCGTCATCAGTAGCAGCGCGATTTCTGAACTGCGTAGTGAACAACTGAACGCTCAGCAACGTCTTGCTCTGGCCCAGTCGACCTATTCCCGCGAGAAGAAGTTGTGGGAGGAAAAAATCTCCGCGGAACAAGACTATTTGCAAGCACAACAAACCTTGCGTGAAGCCGAGATTGCCGTGCGCAACACACAACAGAAACTGCGTGCCGTGGGCGCCGGCGCATCTTCTGGCGGCCTGAACCGGTATGAAGTCCGCGCGCCATTTGATGGTGTGGTGGTAGAGAAGCATCTGAGCCTGGGCGAATCCGTGAAAGAGGATGCCAATATTTTCATGGTCTCCGATTTGTCTACAGTCTGGGCAGAAATCATCGTCACGCCGAAAGACATGAATACGATCAAGGTCGGAGAGAAAGCCGTGGTGAAGGCCACGGCATTTGACTCGTCGGCTACCGGCAAGATCAGCTACGTCGGCTCTTTGCTGGGCGAACAGACGCGTACTGCCAAGGCACATATTGTCCTGCAGAACCCATCCAATACCTGGCGCCCAGGTCTGTTTGTGAATGTGGAAGTCATCTCCGAGCAAGCCGATGTTCCTGTGGCCATCTCGTCGGATGCCATTCAGATCATCGATGGCAAGAACATCGTGTTTGTGCAGATCCCTGGCGGTTTCATGGCGCAAGAGGTTACGTTGGGCCGCACTGACGGCAAGCAAGTTGAGATCAAGGAAGGTATGAAGGCTGGTACGCCTTACGCGGCCAGTGGCAGTTTTGCGATCAAGGCAGAGCTGGGCAAAGGTAGCGCGGAACACGCGCACTAA
- a CDS encoding mechanosensitive ion channel family protein has translation MNKHLRSIHDSLPQWIADWFDVLVPAVEVALIVLCALMVMRISNRLIGKLSRTYLLPKKVASLSQRVVGFVVYGGALLWSLERMGVSGAVLWSAFTGFAAVGAIAFFAAWSVLSNLFCALLIYTTQPFRIGDTIEVLEGGDKPGVKGRVVDINLVYTTLRESHGNSYTTLQLPNSLFFQRIVRRWHDDSSADL, from the coding sequence ATGAATAAGCATCTTCGATCTATACATGACAGCTTGCCGCAATGGATAGCAGACTGGTTTGACGTTTTGGTGCCGGCCGTTGAGGTTGCACTTATCGTCTTGTGTGCACTAATGGTCATGCGCATTTCCAACCGGCTTATCGGAAAACTCAGCCGAACCTATTTGCTTCCAAAGAAAGTTGCTTCTCTCTCACAACGTGTTGTTGGCTTTGTCGTCTACGGTGGCGCACTACTTTGGTCGCTTGAACGGATGGGCGTCTCCGGTGCTGTCCTTTGGTCGGCCTTTACAGGTTTTGCAGCCGTTGGCGCGATTGCTTTTTTTGCGGCATGGAGTGTTCTTTCCAATCTCTTTTGTGCTCTCTTGATTTATACGACGCAACCATTTCGTATTGGCGACACTATTGAAGTATTGGAAGGTGGAGACAAGCCAGGCGTCAAGGGGCGCGTGGTCGACATCAATCTGGTTTATACGACGTTGAGGGAGAGTCACGGCAATAGCTACACAACGTTGCAATTACCGAACAGTTTATTTTTTCAACGTATCGTTCGCCGCTGGCACGATGATTCGTCTGCAGATTTGTAG